A genomic window from Promicromonospora sukumoe includes:
- a CDS encoding MmgE/PrpD family protein, translated as MPYTHHLRVYPSAEPLKRTDQLAWKLAELATDTVEPTAEVTDMVINRVIDNASVAAASLTRSPAVAARSQAQAHPYSPGSTVFGLAPDATSSPEWAAWANGVAVRELDFHDTFLAAEYSHPGDNIPPILAVAQHAGRSGRDLVRGIVTGYEIQVDLVRSISLHKHKIDHVAHLGPSAAAGIGTLLGLDTETVFQAIGQALHTTTATRQSRKGQISTWKAHAPAFAGKLAIEAVDRAMRGQTSPEPIYEGEDGVVAWLLDGPDAAYDVVLPAAGEARTGILDTYTKEHSAEYQAQAIIDMARALGNERPELRDPANVASIVLHTSHHTHYVIGSGANDPQKYDPTASRETLDHSVPYIFTVALQDGGWHHVGSYAPERAQRPDTVELWRKVTTAEDAGWTRRYHSTDPAEKAFGGRVEITLTSGEVVTREIAVADAHPLGARPFARANYVAKFRTLAADILSGAEIDRFLDLAEHLPELTPAEVRELTIVAAPGVLDAVPAPTGLFELGRA; from the coding sequence GAGCCCACGGCCGAGGTCACCGACATGGTGATCAACCGCGTGATCGACAACGCCTCGGTCGCGGCGGCCAGCCTGACCCGTAGCCCCGCCGTCGCCGCCCGGTCGCAGGCCCAGGCGCACCCGTACTCGCCCGGCTCCACGGTCTTCGGCCTCGCGCCCGACGCGACGAGCAGCCCCGAGTGGGCGGCCTGGGCCAACGGCGTCGCCGTGCGCGAGCTCGACTTCCACGACACCTTCCTCGCGGCCGAGTACTCCCACCCGGGCGACAACATCCCGCCGATCCTGGCCGTGGCGCAGCACGCCGGCCGTTCGGGCCGGGACCTGGTGCGCGGCATCGTGACGGGCTACGAGATCCAGGTGGACCTGGTCCGCTCGATCAGCCTGCACAAGCACAAGATCGACCACGTGGCGCACCTCGGCCCGTCGGCGGCGGCCGGCATCGGCACGCTGCTCGGGCTGGACACCGAGACGGTGTTCCAGGCGATCGGCCAGGCCCTGCACACCACGACCGCCACGCGGCAGAGCCGCAAGGGCCAGATCTCGACCTGGAAGGCGCACGCGCCGGCCTTCGCGGGCAAGCTCGCGATCGAGGCCGTGGACCGCGCGATGCGCGGCCAGACCTCCCCCGAGCCCATCTACGAGGGCGAGGACGGCGTGGTCGCCTGGCTCCTGGACGGGCCCGACGCCGCCTACGACGTCGTGCTGCCCGCGGCCGGCGAGGCCCGGACCGGCATCCTCGACACGTACACCAAGGAGCACTCCGCGGAGTACCAGGCGCAGGCGATCATCGACATGGCCCGTGCGCTGGGCAACGAGCGCCCGGAGCTGCGGGACCCGGCGAACGTCGCGTCGATCGTGTTGCACACCAGCCACCACACGCACTACGTCATCGGCTCCGGCGCGAACGACCCGCAGAAGTACGACCCGACGGCGTCGCGCGAGACCCTGGACCACTCGGTGCCCTACATCTTCACGGTGGCGCTGCAGGACGGCGGCTGGCACCACGTGGGCTCCTACGCCCCCGAGCGCGCGCAGCGGCCCGACACGGTCGAGCTGTGGCGCAAGGTGACCACCGCCGAGGACGCGGGGTGGACGCGCCGCTACCACTCGACCGACCCGGCCGAGAAGGCGTTCGGCGGCCGCGTCGAGATCACGCTCACCTCCGGCGAGGTCGTCACGCGGGAGATCGCCGTGGCCGACGCCCACCCGCTGGGTGCCCGCCCGTTCGCCCGCGCGAACTACGTCGCGAAGTTCCGCACGCTGGCCGCGGACATCCTGTCCGGCGCCGAGATCGACCGGTTCCTCGACCTGGCCGAGCACCTGCCCGAGCTCACGCCCGCCGAGGTCCGCGAGCTCACGATCGTCGCGGCGCCCGGGGTGCTGGACGCCGTCCCCGCCCCGACGGGGCTGTTCGAGCTGGGGCGCGCCTGA
- the prpB gene encoding methylisocitrate lyase — MLYSHLTPAAKRRAFREALAGPDILRLPGAFNPLSAKLIQDKGFDGVYVSGAVLSADLGLPDIGLTTLTEVAGRAGQIARVTDLPVLADADTGFGEPMNVARTVQTMEDAGVAGIHIEDQVNPKRCGHLDGKEVVGLGDAVRRIRAAADGRRDPDFLIMARTDVRGTEPGERGLKLAIDRAKALADAGADAIFPEAMKDLAEFEAVASALDVPVLANMTEFGKSELFTAEQLHDAGARLVIYPVTLLRIAMGAAERALDQISASGTQAGLVPQMQTRARLYELTDYAAYNHFDSNVFTYKP, encoded by the coding sequence ATGCTCTACTCCCACCTCACCCCCGCGGCCAAGCGCCGGGCCTTCCGCGAGGCCCTCGCCGGGCCGGACATCCTGCGGCTCCCGGGCGCCTTCAACCCGCTGAGCGCCAAGCTCATCCAGGACAAGGGGTTCGACGGCGTCTACGTCTCGGGCGCCGTGCTGTCGGCCGACCTCGGCCTGCCCGACATCGGCCTGACCACGCTGACCGAGGTGGCCGGCCGGGCCGGTCAGATCGCCCGGGTCACCGACCTGCCCGTCCTCGCGGACGCCGACACCGGGTTCGGCGAGCCCATGAACGTGGCCCGCACGGTCCAGACCATGGAGGACGCCGGCGTGGCCGGCATCCACATCGAGGACCAGGTCAACCCCAAGCGGTGCGGCCACCTCGACGGCAAGGAGGTGGTCGGGCTCGGCGACGCCGTCCGGCGCATCCGGGCCGCCGCCGACGGCCGGCGCGACCCCGACTTCCTGATCATGGCGCGCACCGACGTGCGCGGCACGGAGCCGGGCGAGCGCGGGCTCAAGCTCGCGATCGATCGCGCCAAGGCCCTGGCCGACGCCGGGGCGGACGCCATCTTCCCCGAGGCGATGAAGGACCTCGCCGAGTTCGAGGCCGTGGCCTCGGCCCTCGACGTGCCGGTGCTTGCGAACATGACGGAGTTCGGCAAGTCCGAGCTCTTCACCGCCGAGCAGCTGCACGACGCCGGTGCGCGGCTCGTGATCTACCCCGTCACCCTGCTGCGCATCGCGATGGGCGCCGCCGAACGGGCGCTGGACCAGATCTCGGCGTCGGGCACGCAGGCGGGCCTGGTGCCGCAGATGCAGACCCGGGCCCGGCTCTACGAGCTGACCGACTACGCGGCCTACAACCACTTCGACTCGAACGTCTTCACCTACAAGCCCTGA
- a CDS encoding bifunctional 2-methylcitrate synthase/citrate synthase: MTETTEIRKGLAGVVADTSAISKVNPDTNSLLYRGYPVQELAAKKSFEEVAYLLWHGELPTPAQLGEQTAAERVHRELPDNIRDAILELPTDCHPMDVCRTAVSILGAHDPQAEDSSPEAELAKALRLWAVLPAVVALDQRRRRGQEIVHPREDLGYSANFLWMTFGEEAEPAVVQAFEASMVLYAEHSFNASTFTARVITSTLADLHSAVTGAIGALKGPLHGGANEAVQATFEEIGSADRAEAWLEDALAQKKKIMGFGHRVYKNGDSRVPTMRAVLGDLAEHYGQTEVLDLYDTLENAMGSRKNIKPNLDYPAGPAYHLIGFDTNIFTPLFVASRITGWTAHIMEQRAANSLIRPVCEYVGPEQREVP; encoded by the coding sequence ATGACCGAGACCACGGAGATCCGCAAGGGTCTGGCCGGAGTCGTCGCCGACACGTCGGCGATCTCGAAGGTCAACCCCGACACGAACTCGCTGCTGTACCGGGGCTACCCGGTGCAGGAGCTGGCGGCGAAGAAGTCCTTCGAGGAGGTCGCCTACCTGCTGTGGCACGGCGAGCTCCCCACGCCCGCGCAGCTCGGCGAGCAGACGGCGGCCGAGCGGGTGCACCGCGAGCTGCCGGACAACATCAGGGACGCGATCCTCGAGCTGCCCACCGACTGCCACCCGATGGACGTGTGCCGCACCGCGGTGTCGATCCTGGGCGCGCACGACCCGCAGGCCGAGGACTCCTCGCCCGAGGCGGAGCTCGCCAAGGCGCTGCGGCTGTGGGCGGTCCTGCCCGCCGTCGTCGCGCTCGACCAGCGCCGTCGCCGGGGCCAGGAGATCGTGCACCCCCGCGAGGACCTCGGCTACTCCGCCAACTTCCTGTGGATGACGTTCGGGGAGGAGGCCGAGCCCGCCGTCGTTCAGGCGTTCGAGGCCTCGATGGTGCTGTACGCCGAGCACTCGTTCAACGCGTCCACGTTCACCGCGCGCGTCATCACCTCGACGCTCGCCGACCTGCACTCGGCCGTCACGGGCGCCATCGGCGCCCTCAAGGGCCCGCTGCACGGCGGCGCGAACGAGGCCGTGCAGGCCACGTTCGAGGAGATCGGCTCGGCCGACCGGGCCGAGGCCTGGCTCGAGGACGCGCTCGCGCAGAAGAAGAAGATCATGGGGTTCGGCCACCGGGTCTACAAGAACGGCGACTCGCGCGTACCGACCATGCGTGCCGTGCTCGGCGACCTCGCCGAGCACTACGGCCAGACCGAGGTGCTCGACCTGTACGACACCCTCGAGAACGCCATGGGCAGCCGGAAGAACATCAAGCCCAACCTGGACTACCCCGCCGGGCCGGCCTACCACCTGATCGGGTTCGACACGAACATCTTCACGCCGCTGTTCGTGGCCTCCCGGATCACCGGGTGGACGGCGCACATCATGGAGCAGCGGGCCGCCAACTCGCTGATCCGGCCGGTGTGCGAGTACGTGGGCCCGGAGCAGCGCGAGGTTCCCTGA
- a CDS encoding Crp/Fnr family transcriptional regulator: MDDEVVLSAPLFADMEGEETHALFESMVPVELVRGDVLFREGEPGDRLYVIAQGKIKLGRRSSDGRENLLSILGPGEMFGELSLFDPGPRTASASSVSDSVVYELRHDSLVKWIADHPGVATQLLGALARRLRRTNETLADLVFSDVPGRVAKALLDLSTRFGEPNDDGIRVAHDLTQEELAQLVGASRETVNKALADFATRGWVRREGRAVVLLDLDRLERRAR; the protein is encoded by the coding sequence GTGGACGACGAAGTCGTACTCTCTGCCCCCCTCTTCGCGGACATGGAAGGCGAGGAGACGCACGCACTCTTCGAGTCCATGGTGCCCGTGGAGCTGGTCCGGGGTGACGTGCTCTTCCGCGAGGGCGAACCGGGCGACCGGCTCTATGTCATCGCGCAGGGCAAGATCAAGCTGGGTCGCCGGTCGAGCGACGGCCGCGAGAACCTGCTGTCGATCCTGGGCCCGGGCGAGATGTTCGGCGAGCTGTCCCTGTTCGACCCGGGCCCCCGCACGGCCTCGGCGTCGTCCGTGTCCGACTCCGTGGTCTACGAGCTGCGTCACGACTCGCTCGTGAAGTGGATCGCCGACCACCCGGGAGTCGCCACGCAGCTTCTCGGTGCGCTGGCGCGCCGTCTGCGCCGCACCAACGAGACGCTGGCGGACCTCGTGTTCTCCGACGTCCCCGGTCGCGTGGCCAAGGCGCTGCTGGACCTGTCGACCCGGTTCGGCGAGCCCAACGACGACGGCATCCGCGTGGCGCACGACCTCACGCAGGAGGAGCTGGCGCAGCTCGTCGGCGCCTCCCGCGAGACCGTGAACAAGGCCCTGGCCGACTTCGCGACCCGCGGCTGGGTACGCCGCGAGGGCCGCGCCGTCGTGCTGCTGGACCTCGACCGCCTGGAGCGCCGGGCGCGCTGA
- a CDS encoding golvesin C-terminal-like domain-containing protein, which yields MDQAPKSVDGLEQSLPSAVPERDRAETLPDDWKTSGDVAWTTVGDSAGLHLLTATAKSGYDWGVTATLTEPGIDADEWIGNACVTSSGRYAVVVYAPRMFVNKPDLFDRGALSAVVDLRSGAVTKLEASASLAYFNPGCGANDLAAITAARANDDQGDTRLITVDAATGRQGRAVELTGQVTSAVPVSKAEYVAATGRLVSRIEADGQIIPVAETHAVPSSLILDSDGGIVYLDSVAGDRGVVAGNAQDVDEVAVQRLGRAQWRATPDRRDLLAPAELARGRADEFALAPAPRGAVAILGKAEVRKNLPSGMTHIPDLVPSAQARVSFDADVVIDGVGWDREAQVADPMVPRSARLTLHVPEASSSTELGVSLAAEHESTPSDPAGRELSPALGKVAAGAMAPTDLHDEFNERACGVTRGEPRLQAMQPRPRQVEWAVNQLVQGTLDEAYYPEGRGGWRTRVEKSDVAPGVLLDLPPLAGPKTVADIPPQVILGIAMSESNMQQAAKSVVPGVTGNPLIGNYWGVNDGWDIDFTEADCGYGVMQVTDGMVVNGRPYDEQNAIAVDYVYNIQAGVQILVEKWNQTYNAGARIHDGDATRVEDWFYALWAYNSGWYPESDADINNGAWGLGWHNNPANPKYPPYRLPFLNNNNFDDGRSPNLWTYPERTLGFAAWSSELIDGVGKTAIGFRPARWTLNEYRETIKPPIETFCDETNRCDKDRVGDVYTGPDGPEVPGPCYSQSQTPSYDFRCWYHEPASWKEYCSPGTGTPSPTCGEGFIRFPGEWDGDEDPYQDGVQPNPHSDAYDEEDNQRSYPPNCSTNATAGTNSAPPGSWIVDDVPAGTASVRTCGRSASDGTFAWAMQQADDGTFPPKKDIHQIGAGWQGHFFFSHTRTGGAGGVGAMLRAEGTWTLDRSYSGWMRIAVHLPDHGAHTQQARYEIHLGDGRYETRYINQRRMANNWVSLGAYRVDGIPSVMLSNVSEDGEGTQDVAWDAVAFQALDQEPVKVAVLGDSFSAGEGTGYSASSGAAGYYPETNVGGDLQGTEDSDWQNSCRRSPDAWARKITVPGTSENVGALTDAWSSDVELGFVACSGAQTKDLLDVPWNDGVGSQYGEVRQARAGILGDETDFVLLTIGGNDGDLFTGIVENCIQLPACQTRPPLDTAYDQVDDNTLPAMESVLGVIREKAPNAKIVIGTYPELFSYDPDVIELCWVEPGEASHILALQAYFSSRLEELLTRLYYDGFDVSIAYAEPEFRGHDTCVLDAGGDNWINPPLLTATHRQGSGDSAGTVSRASIHPNDRGTDAYARAFDRALREEWPPNPPLGRQ from the coding sequence ATGGATCAGGCTCCCAAGTCTGTCGACGGCCTTGAGCAGAGTCTTCCGTCGGCCGTGCCCGAGCGGGACCGCGCCGAGACACTTCCGGATGACTGGAAGACCTCGGGCGACGTGGCCTGGACTACCGTGGGCGACTCGGCCGGGCTCCATCTGCTCACGGCTACTGCCAAGTCCGGATACGACTGGGGCGTCACGGCGACGCTGACGGAGCCGGGAATCGATGCCGACGAGTGGATTGGCAACGCATGTGTGACGTCATCCGGTCGTTACGCGGTTGTCGTGTACGCGCCACGCATGTTCGTGAACAAGCCTGACCTGTTCGACCGAGGTGCCCTGAGCGCCGTGGTCGACCTGCGATCCGGGGCAGTCACGAAGCTTGAAGCATCGGCCTCGCTGGCGTACTTCAACCCGGGGTGCGGCGCCAACGACCTGGCCGCGATTACCGCGGCCCGAGCGAATGACGATCAGGGTGATACCCGCCTGATCACGGTGGACGCCGCCACGGGGCGGCAGGGTAGGGCAGTGGAACTCACTGGTCAGGTGACGTCCGCGGTACCTGTGTCTAAGGCTGAATATGTCGCGGCAACTGGGCGATTGGTTTCACGCATTGAGGCGGACGGGCAGATCATCCCTGTGGCCGAGACGCACGCCGTGCCGTCGTCCTTGATCCTGGACTCTGACGGCGGCATCGTCTACCTGGACTCGGTCGCTGGCGACCGTGGGGTGGTAGCGGGCAATGCCCAAGACGTCGACGAGGTAGCGGTACAACGTCTAGGACGAGCTCAGTGGCGTGCGACACCCGACCGGCGCGATCTCCTCGCGCCGGCCGAGTTGGCGCGTGGCCGTGCAGACGAGTTCGCACTGGCACCGGCGCCCCGTGGTGCGGTCGCAATCCTCGGTAAGGCAGAGGTCCGCAAGAACCTCCCCTCCGGAATGACACATATTCCGGATCTTGTGCCCAGTGCCCAGGCGAGGGTGTCGTTCGACGCGGACGTGGTGATCGACGGTGTCGGTTGGGATCGTGAGGCCCAGGTTGCCGATCCGATGGTCCCTCGTTCCGCTCGGCTGACGCTGCACGTCCCGGAGGCGTCGTCGTCGACCGAACTAGGCGTGTCGCTCGCCGCCGAACACGAGTCGACGCCGAGTGACCCGGCCGGCCGGGAACTTTCGCCAGCGTTGGGAAAGGTTGCTGCGGGTGCGATGGCCCCGACAGACCTGCATGACGAGTTCAACGAGCGCGCCTGCGGTGTCACACGCGGTGAACCCCGGTTACAGGCGATGCAGCCGCGTCCACGGCAGGTCGAGTGGGCCGTGAACCAGCTCGTGCAGGGAACGCTGGACGAGGCGTACTACCCCGAGGGGCGTGGCGGATGGCGGACGCGTGTCGAGAAGTCGGACGTTGCTCCCGGTGTCCTGCTTGATCTGCCCCCGCTGGCCGGGCCGAAGACCGTCGCGGATATTCCGCCGCAAGTGATTCTCGGCATCGCAATGAGCGAGTCGAACATGCAGCAGGCTGCAAAATCGGTTGTACCAGGCGTGACGGGTAACCCCCTGATCGGAAATTATTGGGGCGTCAACGACGGCTGGGACATCGACTTCACCGAGGCGGACTGTGGATACGGTGTCATGCAAGTGACCGACGGCATGGTGGTCAACGGGCGCCCTTATGACGAGCAGAACGCGATCGCAGTGGATTACGTGTACAACATCCAAGCGGGTGTGCAGATCCTCGTGGAGAAGTGGAACCAGACGTATAATGCGGGGGCTCGGATTCACGATGGTGACGCGACGCGTGTGGAGGACTGGTTCTACGCTCTCTGGGCGTATAACAGCGGTTGGTATCCAGAGTCGGATGCTGACATCAACAATGGAGCCTGGGGGCTCGGTTGGCACAACAACCCGGCTAACCCGAAGTACCCGCCGTACCGCCTTCCATTTTTGAACAACAACAACTTCGACGACGGCAGGAGCCCCAACCTCTGGACATACCCCGAGAGGACGCTGGGTTTCGCAGCATGGTCGAGCGAACTCATCGATGGTGTAGGCAAGACCGCAATCGGTTTTCGGCCCGCCCGGTGGACTCTGAATGAGTACAGGGAGACCATCAAGCCTCCGATCGAGACCTTCTGCGATGAGACCAACCGTTGTGACAAGGACCGAGTGGGCGACGTGTACACCGGGCCTGACGGACCTGAGGTCCCAGGGCCGTGCTATAGCCAGTCCCAGACCCCGAGCTACGATTTCCGGTGCTGGTATCACGAGCCTGCCTCCTGGAAGGAGTACTGCTCGCCCGGAACTGGAACCCCATCGCCCACTTGTGGGGAGGGCTTCATCCGGTTTCCGGGTGAATGGGATGGTGACGAAGACCCCTACCAGGACGGTGTACAGCCGAACCCCCACAGCGATGCCTACGACGAGGAAGACAACCAGCGTTCCTATCCGCCGAATTGCTCGACCAACGCGACAGCCGGTACGAACAGTGCACCACCAGGCTCGTGGATCGTGGACGATGTTCCGGCGGGAACTGCTTCCGTAAGGACTTGTGGCAGATCGGCTAGCGACGGGACGTTCGCGTGGGCCATGCAACAAGCGGACGACGGAACATTCCCGCCGAAGAAAGACATCCACCAGATCGGAGCCGGCTGGCAGGGACACTTCTTCTTCAGCCACACCCGGACCGGAGGGGCCGGCGGCGTCGGTGCGATGCTCCGTGCGGAGGGGACCTGGACGCTCGACCGTTCGTACTCTGGATGGATGCGGATCGCCGTTCACCTACCGGATCATGGCGCGCACACTCAACAAGCGCGCTACGAGATTCACCTCGGTGATGGTCGTTATGAAACCCGCTATATCAATCAGCGGCGCATGGCTAATAACTGGGTATCGCTCGGCGCATACCGTGTCGACGGCATTCCGAGCGTCATGCTGAGTAATGTATCGGAGGATGGAGAGGGTACGCAGGACGTGGCTTGGGACGCTGTCGCTTTCCAGGCGCTGGACCAGGAGCCGGTCAAGGTAGCGGTGCTCGGTGACTCATTCAGTGCAGGTGAAGGAACGGGGTACTCTGCCTCGTCGGGCGCGGCAGGGTATTACCCTGAGACGAATGTCGGCGGCGACCTTCAAGGCACTGAAGACAGCGACTGGCAGAACTCATGTCGGCGGAGCCCCGACGCCTGGGCGCGTAAGATCACCGTTCCTGGAACCTCGGAGAATGTAGGCGCATTGACCGACGCCTGGAGCTCGGATGTCGAACTCGGTTTCGTCGCTTGCTCTGGTGCGCAGACCAAGGACCTGCTCGACGTGCCGTGGAACGACGGGGTTGGTTCGCAGTACGGAGAAGTGCGACAGGCTCGCGCTGGAATTCTCGGCGATGAGACAGATTTTGTCCTCCTCACAATCGGTGGAAACGATGGCGATCTGTTCACTGGTATAGTGGAGAATTGCATCCAGTTGCCTGCCTGTCAGACTCGCCCGCCGCTCGACACTGCTTACGATCAGGTGGACGACAATACCCTTCCGGCGATGGAGAGTGTTCTTGGTGTCATTCGAGAAAAGGCGCCGAATGCCAAGATCGTGATCGGCACGTATCCTGAGCTCTTCAGCTATGACCCGGACGTCATCGAGCTCTGTTGGGTCGAACCCGGCGAGGCTTCGCACATTCTGGCGCTTCAGGCATACTTCAGCAGTCGGCTCGAAGAACTGCTCACTCGGCTCTATTACGACGGATTCGATGTATCGATCGCCTACGCTGAACCCGAGTTCAGAGGACATGACACCTGTGTCCTTGATGCTGGTGGGGACAACTGGATCAATCCTCCGCTCCTCACGGCGACGCATCGGCAGGGCTCCGGAGACAGCGCAGGTACCGTGAGCCGGGCATCCATCCATCCCAACGATCGGGGCACAGACGCTTATGCACGAGCATTTGATCGAGCGCTACGGGAGGAATGGCCTCCGAACCCGCCTCTGGGGCGGCAGTGA
- a CDS encoding helix-turn-helix domain-containing protein, protein MLTDPRIHSFLALCEYGTTTAAATATHRALSTISTHVNAIETRVGAALFRRAHGEFVLTELGEEVRKHAEAIVAAEAAIIATATHLRRSSTPDSSGTGRPLAAQSVHSSAGSSHRKFHDR, encoded by the coding sequence GTGCTGACCGATCCTCGGATCCACTCATTTCTTGCACTGTGCGAGTACGGGACGACAACCGCAGCGGCAACCGCTACCCACCGCGCACTGAGCACTATCAGCACCCATGTCAACGCGATCGAGACGCGAGTCGGTGCGGCGCTCTTCCGGCGTGCTCATGGCGAGTTCGTACTGACCGAACTTGGCGAGGAAGTACGCAAGCACGCAGAGGCGATAGTGGCGGCAGAAGCTGCGATCATCGCCACGGCGACCCACCTGCGACGAAGCAGCACGCCGGACAGCAGTGGGACCGGCCGCCCCCTTGCCGCACAGTCAGTCCATTCAAGCGCCGGCAGCTCGCATCGAAAATTTCACGATCGATGA
- a CDS encoding peptidoglycan-binding domain-containing protein, whose protein sequence is MKRILRVTASVAVLGMALFATQVDAAPPAQAVSTCNLFDSIGWSTKGGGSALIPYTGNTASWSRNCSMWAGFYSGSANGAQRLQESLNRCYGENLTTDGIFGWRTEDALARAQADEGIEADGIYGLQTAKNIKFAKYNSSGCGYLAATR, encoded by the coding sequence ATGAAGAGAATTCTGCGTGTGACGGCAAGTGTCGCCGTTCTAGGAATGGCACTGTTCGCAACCCAGGTGGACGCTGCGCCACCTGCACAGGCAGTCAGCACGTGCAACCTGTTCGATTCCATTGGCTGGTCCACCAAGGGTGGCGGCAGCGCCCTCATTCCATACACCGGAAACACCGCGAGCTGGAGCCGCAACTGCTCGATGTGGGCTGGATTCTATTCCGGGAGCGCTAACGGCGCACAGAGACTCCAGGAGTCTCTGAACCGCTGCTACGGTGAAAACCTGACGACTGACGGGATCTTTGGATGGCGAACTGAAGATGCCCTGGCCCGCGCGCAAGCAGATGAGGGGATCGAGGCCGATGGAATCTACGGCCTCCAGACGGCCAAGAACATCAAGTTCGCCAAGTACAATTCGTCGGGATGTGGGTACCTGGCTGCGACCCGATAA
- a CDS encoding metallophosphoesterase — protein sequence MGRLGNVGKALGIVGGLAAAGIAYAHVETKLFRLRRVTLPVLPPGQRPIRILQVADLHLTPSQRTKQAWVRSLAALEPDLVINTGDNFGHQQALAPLLDVLGQLMDVPGAFVMGSNDYYAPHFKNPARYLLPDARVEGGEKIPLPTESLRKAFTDSGWVDLDNRRGLVELRDGRTVGLVGMDDPHLDLDVMPEPGRAPGEEDAVLRLGVVHAPYQRVLNQLKDDGVDAIIAGHTHGGQLCLPWYGALVTNCDLDRGRASGLHGWPGPRPDREGGEDSTWLHVSAGAGTSPYAQVRFACRPEATLMTFTASL from the coding sequence ATGGGGAGGCTGGGTAACGTCGGCAAGGCTCTCGGGATCGTCGGGGGCCTTGCCGCCGCCGGGATCGCGTACGCGCACGTGGAGACCAAGCTCTTCCGGCTGCGTCGCGTGACCCTGCCGGTGCTGCCCCCGGGGCAGCGGCCGATCCGCATCCTGCAGGTCGCCGACCTGCACCTCACGCCGAGCCAGCGCACCAAGCAGGCGTGGGTCCGCTCGCTGGCGGCGCTCGAGCCGGACCTGGTGATCAACACGGGGGACAACTTCGGGCACCAGCAGGCGCTCGCCCCGCTGCTCGACGTCCTGGGCCAGCTCATGGACGTGCCCGGCGCGTTCGTCATGGGGTCGAACGACTACTACGCACCACACTTCAAGAACCCGGCCCGGTACCTGCTGCCGGACGCCCGCGTCGAGGGCGGCGAGAAGATCCCGCTGCCCACCGAGTCGCTCCGGAAGGCGTTCACGGACTCCGGCTGGGTCGACCTGGACAACCGCCGCGGCCTCGTGGAGCTGCGCGACGGGCGCACCGTCGGGCTGGTCGGCATGGACGACCCGCACCTCGACCTCGACGTCATGCCTGAGCCGGGCCGGGCGCCGGGCGAGGAGGACGCGGTGCTGCGCCTCGGCGTCGTGCACGCGCCCTACCAGCGGGTGCTCAACCAGCTCAAGGACGACGGCGTGGACGCGATCATCGCGGGCCACACGCACGGCGGGCAGCTCTGCCTGCCCTGGTACGGCGCCCTGGTGACCAACTGCGACCTGGACCGCGGCCGCGCGTCGGGCCTGCACGGGTGGCCGGGGCCGCGCCCCGACCGCGAGGGCGGGGAGGACTCCACGTGGCTGCACGTCTCGGCGGGCGCCGGCACGTCGCCGTACGCTCAGGTGCGCTTCGCGTGCCGCCCGGAGGCCACCCTGATGACGTTCACTGCAAGTCTCTGA